Genomic segment of Peribacillus frigoritolerans:
TCTGATTCTTGTCGAATCCAAGCATCAGCATTTTCAGTTCGATGTTTTCCCTGCCCGTCAATTGATTATTAAGGCCCGATGCAACGGCAATCAATGCCGGTTTCCCGTTGGTTTGGACATTTCCATCCGTTGGGGGGATAATGCCGGCAATAATATTGGACAAGGTTGATTTCCCGGAACCGTTGACACCGACAAATCCGATCACATCACCCTTTTCCGCTTCAAAACTAACATTCCTCAGAGCAAAATACTCTTCTCCATAGCTTTTCGGTAAAAGGAGATCCAATAATTTTTCCGAGCTTTTATTATATAATTTATATTTTTTCGTAACGTCTTTGACTATAACCGATTTTTCCAAATTTTCTCACTTCCGTTTACTTAAAGTCAACAAAGCGATCTCTAAACCTGACATGCAGCGTGGAACCTATCAAAAACAAGATGATTACGACTGCCCAGAAATAAAGCGTATATTCCCAATGCACTATCAGGTACCATGATTCCCCCAATAATGAAGCACGATACCCATCCACAATATAATATAGTGGATTCAACTTCATGATATCAGCGATGAGTGGATGATCTTTAGGATCTATTACCCAAAGGATTGGCGTTAAATAAAACAGTACTTTCATTAAGGACACGATTATATTGTGAACATCACGAATGATGGTCGATAAGGTTGAAGAAATTAATCCGAATGAAAATAGCAAGGCAACCGTAGCTACGATAAAATACGGCAGTTGTATGATATAAAATGTGGGGAGGTAACCAGTGAAACCTAAAAGTATGATAATCACTCCAAGCAGCATAAGATGCTGGTACAGCTTCGCAAAAATGACATAAGTAGGAATGACACTCAGCGGAAAGCTCATCTTGGATACCATATTCAGTCGGGAATAGACAGATTTGGATACCTGGGTTGTACTCGCATTAACAAAAAACCAGACAACGATCCCTGCCATCAACCATGGTAGGAATTCCTCTCCGCGATTAAAGATCCCAAACCCGAATAC
This window contains:
- a CDS encoding ABC transporter permease, with protein sequence MSSALTVLKEQINNFYLARRLSVYEVKSANSSNYLGILWEIISPMIQISIYWFVFGFGIFNRGEEFLPWLMAGIVVWFFVNASTTQVSKSVYSRLNMVSKMSFPLSVIPTYVIFAKLYQHLMLLGVIIILLGFTGYLPTFYIIQLPYFIVATVALLFSFGLISSTLSTIIRDVHNIIVSLMKVLFYLTPILWVIDPKDHPLIADIMKLNPLYYIVDGYRASLLGESWYLIVHWEYTLYFWAVVIILFLIGSTLHVRFRDRFVDFK